The Tistrella mobilis genome window below encodes:
- a CDS encoding TetR/AcrR family transcriptional regulator: MSSAPTDPSATPRRRLSREDRLRQLLDISWAVVRDEGTDALTLGRLAERAGVTKPVVYDHFGTREGLLTALYRDFDARQTAMMVAALDAGAPTAADRARIIAACYVDCVAAQGREIPGVLAALAGSPELAALKRDYQRAFLETCRQLLGPFAPGGDLPAAGLWAMLGAADALADAAVAGDLTADQARAELRRILLDLITRGMGGEGG; this comes from the coding sequence ATGTCAAGCGCTCCGACCGATCCATCCGCCACACCCCGTCGCCGTCTCAGCCGCGAGGACCGGCTGCGCCAGCTGCTCGATATCTCGTGGGCGGTCGTCCGCGACGAGGGCACGGATGCGCTCACCCTCGGCCGGCTGGCCGAGCGGGCGGGTGTCACCAAGCCGGTGGTCTATGATCATTTCGGGACCCGCGAAGGCCTGCTGACCGCGCTCTATCGCGATTTCGATGCCCGGCAGACCGCAATGATGGTCGCGGCACTGGATGCCGGCGCGCCGACCGCCGCGGACCGGGCGCGGATCATCGCTGCCTGCTATGTCGATTGCGTGGCGGCGCAGGGCCGGGAGATCCCGGGCGTGCTCGCGGCCCTTGCCGGATCCCCCGAACTGGCGGCGCTGAAGCGGGACTATCAGCGCGCCTTCCTGGAAACCTGCCGGCAGCTGCTCGGCCCCTTCGCACCGGGGGGCGACCTGCCGGCGGCCGGGCTGTGGGCGATGCTGGGCGCGGCCGACGCCCTTGCCGATGCGGCCGTGGCGGGGGATCTGACGGCAGATCAGGCGCGGGCGGAACTCCGCCGGATCCTGCTGGATCTGATCACCCGCGGGATGGGGGGCGAGGGCGGCTGA
- a CDS encoding cyclase family protein — protein MTTRFVTRLALAAATILAAGGSALAGDGSLWKVYDESLKSAKYIDLTHAFEPVQPVWPGFSTASFKPAVAGQDIPGYVAKGEEFTYEKHGFVASAYDLTTDQYGTQLDPPSHWNPLGATISDLPPTYAVRPLVVIDISGKVAADEGYHLGVADIEAWEAKHGRIPEGSVVFVRSDWYKKWRDTARFNQKPFPGVGLDALKFLHLDRKILFHGHEPLDTDTTPTLEGEHWLLHNDFVQAEGVANLDKVPEAGALVTIGFAKPQGGSGGFARYIAIAPADWPEGVTIAEAPGAPLPRQAAPLVRDENGVFRPKP, from the coding sequence ATGACGACGCGGTTCGTGACACGGCTGGCGCTGGCCGCCGCAACCATCCTCGCCGCGGGCGGCAGCGCGCTCGCCGGGGATGGTTCGCTGTGGAAGGTCTATGACGAGAGCCTGAAATCGGCGAAATACATCGACCTGACCCATGCTTTCGAGCCGGTACAACCGGTCTGGCCGGGCTTCTCGACCGCAAGCTTCAAGCCGGCGGTGGCCGGCCAGGATATTCCCGGCTATGTCGCAAAGGGCGAGGAATTCACCTACGAGAAGCACGGCTTCGTCGCCTCGGCCTATGATCTGACCACCGATCAGTACGGCACCCAGCTCGACCCGCCCTCGCACTGGAACCCGCTCGGCGCCACGATCAGCGACCTGCCGCCGACCTATGCCGTGCGGCCACTGGTGGTGATCGACATCAGCGGCAAGGTGGCTGCCGACGAGGGCTATCACCTGGGCGTCGCGGATATCGAGGCCTGGGAGGCGAAGCACGGCCGCATTCCCGAAGGCTCGGTCGTGTTCGTGCGCTCCGACTGGTACAAGAAATGGCGCGACACCGCGCGCTTCAACCAGAAGCCCTTCCCCGGGGTGGGGCTCGACGCGCTCAAATTCCTGCATCTGGACCGGAAGATCCTGTTCCACGGCCACGAGCCGCTCGACACCGACACCACGCCGACGCTCGAAGGCGAACACTGGCTGCTGCACAATGATTTCGTGCAGGCCGAAGGCGTCGCCAATCTCGACAAGGTGCCCGAGGCGGGCGCGCTGGTGACCATCGGCTTCGCGAAGCCCCAGGGCGGCTCCGGCGGCTTTGCCCGCTACATCGCCATCGCCCCGGCCGACTGGCCGGAAGGCGTGACGATCGCCGAGGCGCCGGGCGCGCCGCTGCCGCGCCAGGCCGCCCCGCTGGTGCGCGACGAAAACGGGGTGTTCCGGCCGAAGCCCTGA
- a CDS encoding SDR family oxidoreductase — translation MSRQDQTGRVAIVTGASRGIGAAIARRLAGDGLAVVVNYAGNAAAAEAVVAEIIDTGGRALACRADIARTGEVTGLFDAAIAAFGRVDVVVNNAGVLALGPIADMTDEVFDRLVAINLRGSFNVMREAARRLEEGGRIVNLSSSVVGLLQPTYGPYAATKAAVEAMTMVLARELRGRGITVNAVAPGPTATDLFLDGKSPELVDRLARLSPLERLGTPADIAAAVAFLAGPDGAWVDGQTLRANGGVI, via the coding sequence ATGAGCAGACAGGATCAGACAGGGCGGGTCGCGATCGTGACCGGCGCCTCGCGCGGTATCGGTGCGGCGATCGCCCGGCGGCTTGCCGGCGACGGGTTGGCGGTGGTGGTGAACTATGCCGGCAATGCCGCCGCGGCTGAAGCCGTCGTGGCGGAGATCATCGACACAGGCGGCCGGGCGCTGGCCTGCCGCGCCGACATCGCCCGCACCGGGGAGGTGACCGGCCTGTTCGATGCCGCCATCGCCGCCTTCGGCCGGGTCGACGTCGTGGTCAACAACGCCGGTGTCCTGGCGCTCGGCCCGATCGCCGATATGACCGACGAGGTCTTCGACCGGCTGGTCGCGATCAATCTGCGCGGCAGCTTCAACGTGATGCGTGAAGCCGCGCGACGTCTGGAAGAGGGCGGGCGGATCGTGAACCTTTCTTCCAGCGTCGTCGGCCTCCTGCAGCCGACCTACGGGCCCTATGCCGCGACCAAGGCCGCCGTGGAGGCGATGACCATGGTTCTGGCACGCGAACTGCGCGGCCGGGGCATCACGGTTAATGCGGTCGCCCCCGGACCCACCGCCACCGACCTGTTCCTGGACGGCAAGTCGCCGGAGCTGGTCGACCGGCTGGCCAGGCTGTCGCCGCTGGAGCGGCTGGGCACGCCTGCCGACATCGCCGCTGCCGTCGCCTTCCTGGCCGGCCCCGACGGCGCGTGGGTCGACGGTCAGACCCTCAGGGCCAATGGCGGGGTGATCTGA
- a CDS encoding N-acetyltransferase family protein, translating into MSTTDTAAAAPARLVVRDAASEDMAAIAAIYAHHVRHGRASFEEEPPSVAEITDRWRGVCARDLPYLVAMLGDRVAGYAYATVYRPRSAYRFTVEDSVYVAPDLGGRGIGTALLAALIGRCEAGPWRQMLAVIGDSANAGSIALHRRMGFRLVGTFESVGFKFGGWLNSVLMQRPLGEGDATLPGECSR; encoded by the coding sequence ATGTCGACCACGGATACCGCAGCGGCGGCCCCCGCAAGGCTGGTCGTGCGCGACGCGGCTTCCGAGGACATGGCAGCCATTGCGGCCATCTACGCCCATCACGTCCGCCACGGCCGGGCGAGTTTCGAAGAGGAACCGCCGTCGGTGGCCGAAATCACCGACCGCTGGCGGGGCGTGTGCGCCCGCGATCTGCCCTATCTGGTCGCGATGCTGGGCGACCGGGTGGCGGGCTATGCCTATGCCACCGTGTATCGGCCGCGATCGGCCTATCGCTTCACGGTCGAGGATTCGGTCTATGTGGCGCCCGATCTGGGCGGGCGGGGGATCGGCACGGCCCTGCTGGCGGCGCTGATCGGCCGTTGCGAGGCCGGGCCCTGGCGGCAGATGCTGGCGGTGATCGGCGATTCTGCCAATGCCGGCTCGATCGCGCTTCACCGCCGCATGGGCTTCCGCCTGGTCGGCACCTTCGAATCGGTCGGGTTCAAATTCGGCGGCTGGCTGAATTCGGTGCTGATGCAGCGCCCGCTGGGCGAGGGGGATGCAACCCTGCCCGGTGAGTGCAGCCGGTAA
- a CDS encoding NAD(P)/FAD-dependent oxidoreductase has translation MRVIIVGGGIAGLGAAYRLRAEGHEVVLLEKDAEPGGRCRSVYWQGVWVPTGAFAFLGAETNLADLSRELGLHDPEALADLTAAHRWNVLIRRREVADFGAFDMMSAARHPAIPFAEKARLLTALPQLARRMLAADPRDLTSVVAFDDVNACEHFRRLSPTFVDYFLEPCMGMFCGYGADDFSLAWTAWSSAGRLSWAGNHMWSYRERGVGRLTWALGRFFAADPGTDYRTGCTVHEVRHDADGVQVACSRADEAPEVIRADAVIMAVPGHLVAGLMPDLDAGRRGFFEAIDYAGHHIVYYLLDRPKGDLLDTYVLPAADGFHRTGNLRFTDRGDGTTFAHSQWKDAGCRQHADATDDELLAIAWSDVVEAVPRLAGTRLIDAFVSRQPAAICKRPKGFVTRLKAFRDLGPLPRVAFCGDYLTNSTVGQAHWSGLQAAAEIMARG, from the coding sequence ATGCGGGTGATCATCGTGGGCGGCGGCATTGCCGGGCTTGGGGCGGCATACCGGCTCAGGGCCGAGGGGCACGAGGTCGTGCTGCTTGAAAAGGATGCCGAGCCCGGCGGGCGCTGCCGGTCGGTGTACTGGCAAGGCGTGTGGGTACCGACCGGGGCCTTCGCCTTTCTGGGGGCGGAAACCAATCTGGCCGATCTGTCGCGTGAGCTGGGGTTGCATGATCCCGAAGCCCTGGCCGACCTGACGGCGGCCCATCGCTGGAACGTGCTGATCCGCCGCCGCGAGGTGGCGGATTTCGGCGCCTTCGACATGATGAGCGCCGCCCGGCATCCGGCGATCCCCTTTGCCGAGAAGGCACGGCTGCTGACGGCCCTGCCGCAGCTGGCCCGGCGGATGCTGGCGGCCGATCCGCGCGATCTGACCAGCGTGGTGGCCTTCGACGACGTGAATGCCTGCGAGCATTTCCGGCGCCTGTCACCCACCTTCGTGGACTATTTCCTGGAGCCCTGCATGGGCATGTTCTGCGGCTATGGCGCGGATGATTTCTCCCTGGCCTGGACGGCCTGGAGTTCGGCCGGCCGGCTGTCCTGGGCCGGCAACCATATGTGGAGCTATCGCGAGCGGGGCGTCGGGCGGCTGACCTGGGCGCTGGGCCGGTTCTTCGCTGCCGATCCGGGCACCGACTATCGTACCGGCTGCACCGTGCACGAGGTGCGCCATGATGCGGACGGGGTGCAGGTTGCGTGCAGCCGGGCGGATGAGGCGCCGGAGGTCATCCGCGCCGATGCCGTGATCATGGCCGTACCCGGCCATCTGGTCGCCGGGCTGATGCCGGATCTGGATGCCGGGCGGCGCGGCTTCTTCGAGGCGATCGACTATGCCGGCCACCACATCGTCTATTACCTGCTCGACCGGCCCAAGGGCGATCTGCTCGACACCTATGTCCTGCCGGCGGCCGACGGCTTTCATCGCACCGGCAATCTGCGCTTCACCGACCGCGGCGACGGTACCACCTTTGCGCATTCGCAGTGGAAGGATGCCGGTTGCCGGCAGCATGCCGACGCCACCGATGACGAATTGCTCGCCATCGCCTGGAGCGATGTGGTGGAGGCGGTGCCCCGGCTGGCCGGCACGCGGCTGATCGATGCCTTCGTCTCGCGCCAGCCGGCCGCGATCTGCAAGCGGCCCAAGGGGTTCGTGACCCGGCTCAAGGCGTTCCGCGATCTGGGGCCGCTGCCGCGGGTCGCCTTCTGCGGCGACTATCTGACCAACAGCACCGTCGGCCAGGCCCATTGGTCGGGATTGCAGGCCGCGGCCGAAATCATGGCGCGCGGCTGA
- a CDS encoding LysR family transcriptional regulator codes for MTRFDLDHLTTFLTVIDCGSFTAAAERLGLSQPAVSLQIRQLERRLGTTLIERVGRKARPTAAGAELLAHAPGIDAAIGAAIEAVSHHAAGDAGRVRLGTGATACIFLLPPLLGELRRRFPGTEITVTTGNTADIVKAIEDNLIDLGLVTLPASGRMLDITPVLEDDFVAIAPADMALPARVTASSLAGLPLLLFEPGGNTRRIVDDWFAGAAVPLRPVMSLGSVEAIKAMVGAGLGCSVLPGMAVPGGSLPGITVRPLSPRLHRRLAVVIRRDKRLTRGLRAAVEALRGLAAGQVAAIAATSASTGPKS; via the coding sequence ATGACCCGGTTCGACCTCGACCATCTGACCACCTTCCTGACCGTGATCGACTGCGGCAGCTTCACCGCTGCCGCGGAACGGCTGGGCCTGAGCCAGCCGGCGGTCAGCCTGCAGATCCGGCAGCTGGAGCGCCGGCTCGGCACCACGCTGATCGAGCGGGTCGGCCGCAAGGCCAGGCCGACGGCGGCGGGCGCCGAACTGCTCGCCCATGCACCGGGGATCGACGCCGCCATCGGCGCCGCGATCGAGGCGGTGTCGCACCATGCCGCGGGCGATGCCGGGCGCGTGCGGCTGGGCACGGGCGCCACCGCCTGCATCTTTCTGCTGCCGCCGCTGCTGGGGGAGCTGCGCCGGCGTTTCCCCGGCACCGAGATCACGGTCACCACCGGCAACACCGCCGACATCGTGAAGGCGATCGAAGACAATCTGATCGATCTGGGCCTGGTCACCCTGCCGGCCTCCGGGCGGATGCTCGACATCACCCCGGTGCTGGAGGACGACTTCGTCGCCATCGCCCCGGCCGACATGGCGCTGCCGGCGCGGGTCACCGCATCGAGCCTGGCCGGTCTGCCGCTGCTGCTGTTCGAACCCGGCGGCAACACCCGGCGGATCGTCGATGACTGGTTCGCCGGCGCCGCCGTGCCGCTCCGGCCGGTGATGTCGCTCGGCAGTGTGGAGGCGATCAAGGCCATGGTGGGGGCCGGGCTGGGCTGTTCGGTGCTGCCGGGCATGGCGGTGCCGGGCGGCAGCCTGCCCGGCATCACCGTCAGGCCGCTGTCCCCCCGGCTGCACCGCCGGCTGGCGGTGGTGATCCGCCGCGACAAGCGCCTGACCCGGGGCCTGCGCGCGGCGGTGGAGGCCCTGCGCGGGCTGGCGGCGGGTCAGGTAGCGGCGATCGCCGCCACGAGTGCATCGACGGGGCCGAAGAGCTGA
- a CDS encoding cupin domain-containing protein: MSDRLIFMATRNDATVAGAEALVETAAGLGIRRIGFKDVGLDRDGLAALHARIKAAGAESVLEMVSLDAEAEAEAARLAVDMGVDLLLGGRHPHAVLPVIAGRGLRYMPFAGAVSGHPSMLAGSDDEIVADAARLAAMAGVSGIDLLAWRRPGDAAALIAKVVAAVAPKPVIVAGSIDSPAAVAAVVAAGAAGFTIGTAAIEGRFEGAAPRLPAQLAAALKALAEAEGRISPAGTVDLARAFAGFDDCWSPRIGGRINDMHLKLVKLSGAFVWHRHEVEDELFLVTRGRLLMKFRDRDEEVAAGQFIIVPHGVEHCPVALDEPCEVVLLEPATTVNTGTAGGGRTVTDLKSI; the protein is encoded by the coding sequence ATGTCCGACCGCCTGATCTTCATGGCAACCCGCAACGATGCCACCGTGGCCGGGGCCGAAGCCCTGGTCGAGACCGCAGCCGGGCTCGGCATCCGCCGGATCGGCTTCAAGGATGTCGGGCTGGACCGGGACGGTCTGGCGGCACTCCATGCCCGCATCAAGGCTGCCGGGGCCGAAAGCGTGCTGGAGATGGTCTCGCTTGATGCCGAGGCCGAGGCGGAGGCGGCGCGGCTGGCGGTGGATATGGGTGTCGACCTGCTGCTCGGCGGCCGGCACCCGCACGCGGTGCTGCCGGTGATCGCAGGCCGCGGCCTGCGCTATATGCCCTTCGCCGGCGCGGTTTCCGGGCACCCCAGCATGCTTGCCGGCAGCGACGACGAGATCGTCGCCGATGCCGCCCGGCTTGCAGCCATGGCGGGCGTTTCCGGGATCGACCTGCTGGCCTGGCGCCGGCCGGGCGATGCCGCGGCCCTGATCGCGAAGGTCGTGGCCGCCGTGGCCCCGAAGCCGGTGATCGTGGCCGGATCGATCGACAGCCCGGCGGCGGTTGCGGCCGTGGTCGCGGCCGGTGCCGCCGGCTTCACCATCGGCACCGCCGCAATCGAGGGCAGGTTCGAAGGGGCGGCGCCCCGGCTTCCGGCACAGCTTGCCGCCGCGCTGAAAGCGCTGGCCGAAGCCGAAGGACGGATCTCGCCCGCCGGCACCGTCGATCTCGCCCGCGCCTTCGCCGGCTTCGACGACTGCTGGAGCCCGCGCATCGGCGGGCGGATCAACGACATGCACCTGAAGCTGGTCAAGCTGTCCGGCGCCTTCGTCTGGCACCGCCACGAGGTCGAGGACGAGCTGTTCCTGGTAACCCGCGGCCGGCTGCTGATGAAATTCCGCGACCGCGACGAAGAGGTGGCGGCCGGCCAGTTCATCATCGTGCCCCACGGCGTGGAGCATTGTCCGGTTGCACTGGACGAGCCCTGCGAGGTGGTGCTGCTGGAACCGGCGACCACGGTCAACACCGGCACGGCCGGTGGCGGGCGTACGGTCACCGATCTCAAATCGATCTGA
- a CDS encoding NAD(P)H-dependent oxidoreductase: MHALIVLSHPDPGSLTHAVAARLAAGVAAAGHTASLADLAAEGFDPRFSAADIAAHRGKAPTPADIRAEQQRIDRADALVLVYPVYWWSMPGLLKGWIDRVFSNGWAYDDRSGGGIRKLLGRLPVHLVALGGADLRTYARHGYFGAMRTQIDHGIFDYCGAPVSTTELMVDTDAGSTAAAHLDTADALGRRLFATGRAVDAA; this comes from the coding sequence ATGCATGCGCTCATCGTCCTGTCGCACCCTGATCCCGGCTCCCTGACCCATGCCGTCGCCGCCCGCCTGGCCGCAGGCGTGGCTGCGGCGGGGCATACCGCCAGCCTCGCCGACCTCGCGGCCGAAGGCTTCGACCCGCGCTTCTCGGCCGCCGATATCGCCGCCCATCGCGGCAAGGCGCCGACCCCCGCCGATATTCGTGCCGAACAGCAGCGGATCGACCGGGCCGATGCCCTGGTTCTGGTCTATCCCGTCTACTGGTGGTCGATGCCCGGCCTGCTCAAGGGCTGGATCGACCGGGTGTTCAGCAACGGCTGGGCTTATGACGACCGGTCAGGCGGCGGGATCCGGAAGCTGCTGGGCCGGTTGCCCGTGCATCTGGTGGCACTGGGCGGCGCCGATCTGCGCACCTATGCCCGCCACGGCTATTTCGGCGCCATGCGCACCCAGATCGACCACGGCATCTTCGACTATTGCGGGGCCCCGGTATCGACCACCGAACTGATGGTCGATACCGATGCCGGCAGCACTGCCGCAGCCCATCTCGATACCGCCGATGCCCTGGGCCGCCGGCTGTTCGCGACGGGCCGGGCCGTCGACGCCGCCTGA
- a CDS encoding NAD(P)-dependent oxidoreductase, whose translation MANIALIGASGNAGARILKELSDRGHTVTGIARSPEKIAALPGVTAVAGDVFDAEGLAAILKGHDAVISSVHFMASDPDRLIAAVRASGVTRYLVVGGAGSLEVAPGKRLIDQPDFPAAYHAEASKGAAFLDLLRGIDDLDWTFLSPAAMFVPGERTGTFRLGTDQLLVGEGGSSISFEDYAVALVDEIETPKHIRQRFTVGY comes from the coding sequence ATGGCGAACATCGCCCTCATCGGCGCTTCGGGCAATGCCGGTGCGCGCATCCTGAAAGAGCTGTCGGATCGCGGCCATACGGTGACCGGCATCGCGCGGAGCCCTGAGAAGATCGCCGCCCTGCCGGGCGTGACCGCGGTTGCGGGCGATGTGTTCGATGCCGAGGGGCTGGCGGCGATCCTGAAGGGCCATGACGCCGTCATCAGCTCGGTCCATTTCATGGCGAGCGACCCCGACAGGCTGATCGCGGCGGTGCGCGCCTCGGGCGTGACGCGGTATCTGGTGGTCGGCGGGGCCGGGAGCCTGGAGGTGGCGCCGGGCAAGCGCCTGATCGATCAGCCGGACTTCCCCGCCGCCTATCATGCCGAGGCGAGCAAGGGGGCGGCCTTCCTGGATCTGCTGCGCGGTATCGACGACCTCGACTGGACCTTCCTGTCGCCGGCCGCGATGTTCGTACCCGGCGAACGCACCGGTACGTTCCGCCTCGGCACCGATCAGCTGCTGGTGGGCGAGGGCGGCAGCAGCATCTCGTTCGAGGATTACGCCGTGGCGCTGGTCGACGAGATCGAGACGCCGAAGCATATCCGTCAGCGCTTCACCGTGGGGTACTGA
- a CDS encoding DsbA family protein — MTGAVPVTWLFDPLCGWCYGAAPAIRHLAGQAGVALDPLPVGLFADGGAFSMNEGFASHAWAADQRIARLSGQPFTEAYRRKVLGALTGRVDSGPATRALTAVRLAAVPEEAVAQELAALEAIQRARYVDGRDNADAVVIAGVLDGLGLAAAAARFRAPDASLLAADRARVGAGREAMRRMGVRGVPALILGKGAGMRLVEAGQLFGPVDALVAAIAAT; from the coding sequence ATGACAGGCGCGGTGCCCGTCACCTGGCTGTTCGACCCGCTCTGCGGCTGGTGCTATGGCGCCGCGCCCGCCATCCGCCACCTTGCCGGCCAGGCGGGTGTGGCACTCGACCCGCTGCCCGTCGGGCTGTTCGCGGATGGTGGCGCCTTTTCGATGAATGAGGGCTTTGCGAGCCATGCCTGGGCGGCGGACCAGCGGATCGCCCGGCTTTCGGGTCAGCCCTTCACCGAAGCCTATCGCCGCAAGGTGCTGGGGGCCCTGACCGGCCGCGTCGATTCGGGGCCTGCAACCCGGGCACTGACGGCCGTGCGTCTCGCCGCAGTGCCGGAAGAGGCCGTGGCGCAGGAACTGGCGGCGCTGGAGGCGATTCAGCGTGCCCGCTATGTCGATGGTCGGGACAATGCCGATGCCGTCGTGATCGCGGGCGTGCTGGACGGGCTTGGACTGGCTGCGGCGGCTGCGCGCTTCCGGGCGCCGGATGCCTCGCTGCTGGCGGCAGACCGGGCGCGGGTCGGGGCCGGCCGCGAGGCCATGCGCCGGATGGGCGTGCGCGGCGTGCCGGCGCTGATCCTGGGCAAGGGGGCCGGCATGCGGCTGGTCGAAGCCGGTCAGCTCTTCGGCCCCGTCGATGCACTCGTGGCGGCGATCGCCGCTACCTGA
- a CDS encoding winged helix-turn-helix transcriptional regulator, whose product MQTTEKTPRNDPPGPWDRPADEPCPIRDVLDRIGDQWSMLVLSGLWEGTKRFNELGRLIGDISKQMLSRTLRRLEQDGFVRRTVYAEVPPRVEYELTDLGRSFMVPMRALVVWADENHAAIRAARSRYED is encoded by the coding sequence ATGCAGACCACCGAAAAGACGCCGCGCAACGACCCGCCGGGCCCCTGGGACCGCCCTGCGGACGAGCCTTGCCCGATCCGCGACGTGCTCGACCGGATCGGCGATCAGTGGAGCATGCTGGTGCTCTCAGGCCTCTGGGAGGGTACGAAGCGCTTCAACGAGCTGGGCCGCCTGATCGGCGACATCTCGAAGCAGATGCTGTCGCGCACGCTCCGGCGCCTGGAACAGGACGGCTTCGTGCGCCGCACCGTCTATGCCGAAGTGCCGCCCCGGGTGGAATACGAGCTGACCGATCTCGGCCGGTCGTTCATGGTGCCGATGCGGGCGCTGGTGGTGTGGGCCGACGAGAACCACGCCGCCATCCGTGCCGCACGCAGCCGTTACGAGGACTGA
- a CDS encoding LuxR C-terminal-related transcriptional regulator translates to MQIDADRLGRALSALGGAGDPEGFAAAGTRSLAALFDAPRAVLSLRGTGGVGGQSRFIAWPGWCAETYRRQIHAQDPIRDWLDGCRPGAAPVTRLSDLVPARELERAPYFETMLRPSGARHVLTLAIRQSGRIAGALSLVRNQDAPDFSADDRSLAAALVPALEMSYALAHRRPAAPGPEQALTAREAEIARLVADGATNKAIARRLGLSPETVKNHLRAVFAKAGVANRTALCAWMLSRAP, encoded by the coding sequence ATGCAGATCGATGCCGACCGGCTGGGCCGGGCGCTCAGCGCGCTGGGCGGTGCCGGCGATCCCGAAGGCTTTGCGGCCGCCGGCACAAGATCGCTCGCGGCCCTGTTCGACGCCCCCCGCGCCGTGCTGTCGCTGCGCGGGACCGGCGGCGTTGGCGGGCAGAGCCGCTTCATCGCCTGGCCCGGCTGGTGCGCCGAAACCTATCGTCGCCAGATCCATGCCCAGGATCCGATCCGCGACTGGCTGGATGGCTGCCGGCCCGGTGCAGCACCGGTCACCCGCCTGTCCGATCTGGTGCCGGCGCGCGAGCTGGAGCGCGCGCCCTATTTCGAGACCATGCTCCGTCCCTCGGGCGCGCGCCATGTGCTGACCCTCGCGATCCGCCAGAGCGGGCGCATTGCCGGCGCCCTCAGCCTGGTGCGCAATCAGGATGCCCCCGATTTCTCGGCCGATGATCGCAGCCTTGCCGCCGCCCTGGTACCGGCGCTGGAGATGAGCTATGCGCTGGCCCATCGGCGTCCGGCTGCACCGGGTCCGGAGCAGGCTTTGACCGCGCGCGAGGCCGAAATCGCCCGGCTGGTCGCCGACGGCGCTACCAACAAGGCGATCGCCCGCCGGCTGGGGCTCAGCCCCGAGACGGTGAAGAACCATCTGCGGGCGGTGTTCGCGAAAGCCGGGGTCGCCAACCGCACCGCCCTCTGCGCCTGGATGCTCAGCCGCGCGCCATGA
- the tmpT gene encoding thiopurine S-methyltransferase — MTPEFWHGKWQRNEIGFHEGRPNHFLVKHAGRLDAGAGSRVFLPLCGKTRDIAWLMERGARVAGAELNRGAIEQLFAELELAPEVTAAGPLERFSAPGIDVFVGDVFALTPAQLGPVDAIYDRAALVALPAEVRRRYAGHLRGLTGTARQLLISYEYDQSLAKGPPFSVPADEVHALYGDGYRVQEVETAPVERGFKGLSEVVERIWQLTPRQG; from the coding sequence ATGACCCCGGAATTCTGGCACGGCAAATGGCAGCGCAACGAGATCGGCTTCCATGAGGGCCGGCCCAACCACTTCCTGGTGAAGCATGCCGGGCGGCTGGATGCCGGGGCCGGCAGCCGCGTGTTTCTGCCGCTCTGCGGCAAGACCCGCGACATCGCCTGGCTGATGGAGCGGGGGGCGCGGGTCGCCGGTGCCGAGCTGAACCGCGGCGCGATCGAGCAGCTTTTCGCCGAGCTGGAGCTTGCCCCCGAGGTGACGGCGGCGGGCCCGCTTGAGAGGTTCTCCGCCCCCGGCATCGACGTCTTCGTGGGCGATGTCTTTGCGCTCACGCCGGCGCAGCTGGGGCCGGTGGACGCCATCTATGACCGCGCCGCCCTGGTCGCCCTGCCGGCAGAGGTCCGGCGGCGCTATGCCGGCCATCTGCGTGGCCTGACCGGCACCGCGCGGCAGCTGCTGATCAGCTATGAATATGACCAGTCGCTCGCCAAGGGGCCGCCATTCTCGGTACCGGCCGACGAGGTTCATGCGCTTTATGGCGACGGCTATCGGGTTCAGGAAGTCGAGACCGCGCCGGTGGAGCGCGGTTTCAAAGGGCTGAGCGAGGTGGTCGAACGGATCTGGCAGCTGACGCCGCGCCAGGGATGA